Proteins encoded within one genomic window of Variovorax sp. OAS795:
- a CDS encoding ComF family protein — MFSRWAARPLTSLLARLPSQCEVCRAWPSRRVCDACVARFAPPAARCSTCALPIPEGVARCGECVGEPPPLDACLAACTYAWPWPDCIAQFKFRGEAGWAGPLATLMRSVPWVEPALEQCDSVLPMPMAPARLRERGFNQALELARRLAPGKTDATLLLRTRDTPAQIGLGRAERLRNLRGAFAVEPLRASQLQGLRIVLVDDVMTTGASLFSAATALRLAGAAHVTSIVFARTGPPH; from the coding sequence ATGTTCAGCCGTTGGGCCGCCCGCCCTTTGACCTCTCTTCTTGCACGGCTGCCCAGCCAGTGCGAGGTATGCCGCGCCTGGCCGTCGCGCCGGGTCTGCGACGCCTGCGTGGCCCGCTTCGCACCGCCGGCCGCACGCTGCAGCACTTGCGCGCTGCCCATTCCCGAGGGCGTTGCCCGCTGCGGCGAATGCGTGGGCGAACCGCCGCCCCTCGATGCCTGCCTGGCGGCCTGCACCTATGCCTGGCCGTGGCCCGACTGCATCGCCCAGTTCAAGTTCCGCGGCGAGGCCGGCTGGGCCGGCCCCCTGGCCACGCTGATGCGCAGCGTGCCGTGGGTGGAGCCGGCGCTGGAGCAGTGCGACAGCGTGCTCCCGATGCCGATGGCGCCCGCCCGGCTGCGCGAACGGGGCTTCAACCAGGCGCTGGAGCTGGCGCGCCGGCTCGCGCCCGGCAAGACCGACGCCACACTGCTCCTTCGGACCCGGGACACACCGGCGCAGATCGGCCTTGGGCGCGCCGAGCGCCTTCGCAACCTGCGCGGCGCCTTTGCGGTGGAGCCGCTGCGCGCCAGCCAGCTGCAGGGCCTGCGCATCGTGCTGGTGGACGACGTGATGACCACGGGCGCCTCGCTGTTCTCGGCCGCCACGGCGCTGCGGCTGGCCGGCGCGGCCCACGTGACCTCCATCGTGTTCGCACGGACCGGTCCGCCGCACTGA
- the trmL gene encoding tRNA (uridine(34)/cytosine(34)/5-carboxymethylaminomethyluridine(34)-2'-O)-methyltransferase TrmL yields MFHIVLVHPEIPPNTGNVIRLAANTGCTLHLVEPLGFSMDDRLLRRAGLDYHEYAEVRRHAAWQALLDTERPPAGRMFALTTRGTRAVHDVRFQPGDWLVFGSETSGLPPAVRDGFAEPQRLRLPMREGQRSLNLSNAVAVTVFEAWRQNGFG; encoded by the coding sequence ATGTTCCATATCGTCCTGGTCCACCCCGAAATCCCGCCGAACACGGGCAACGTGATCCGCCTCGCGGCCAACACCGGCTGCACGCTGCACCTGGTCGAGCCGCTGGGCTTCTCGATGGACGACCGCCTGCTGCGCCGCGCCGGGCTCGACTACCACGAGTACGCCGAGGTCAGGCGCCATGCCGCCTGGCAGGCCCTGCTCGACACCGAACGGCCGCCAGCCGGGCGCATGTTCGCGCTCACCACGCGCGGCACGCGGGCCGTGCACGACGTGCGCTTCCAGCCCGGCGACTGGCTGGTGTTCGGCTCGGAGACCAGCGGCCTGCCGCCCGCGGTGCGCGATGGCTTCGCCGAGCCCCAGCGTCTCAGGCTTCCGATGCGCGAGGGGCAGCGCAGCCTGAATCTTTCGAATGCGGTGGCGGTGACCGTCTTCGAGGCCTGGCGGCAGAACGGCTTCGGCTGA
- a CDS encoding DUF4148 domain-containing protein produces the protein MNAQSIAYAVFATLGLSAGAHAFQGEQNPLPPAPFQSTQSRAEVQAQARQPVQIGNGGTGVARQSGGNVDRAAVRAGALGVTRQGAATYGEVTDRRM, from the coding sequence ATGAATGCCCAGTCGATTGCCTATGCCGTCTTTGCCACGCTCGGCCTCAGCGCCGGCGCCCACGCTTTCCAGGGCGAACAGAATCCGCTGCCGCCCGCGCCTTTCCAGTCCACGCAATCGCGTGCCGAGGTCCAGGCCCAGGCGCGCCAGCCGGTGCAGATCGGCAATGGCGGTACCGGCGTGGCAAGGCAGAGCGGCGGCAACGTCGACCGCGCCGCGGTGCGCGCCGGCGCGCTCGGCGTCACCCGCCAGGGTGCGGCGACCTACGGCGAAGTGACCGACCGCCGCATGTAG
- a CDS encoding MaoC family dehydratase codes for MTKKTFQTLQDLAACVGQEVAVSDWITVTQEQVNQFAEATGDHQWIHVDVERAKAGPFGGPIAHGFLTLSLLPRFYESAFDVTESRMGVNYGLNRVRFMSPVPVGKRLRARMKLLTAEPIADDGLQMTWEATIELEGAAKPACVAESVVRRYR; via the coding sequence ATGACCAAAAAGACATTCCAGACCCTTCAGGATCTTGCCGCCTGCGTCGGCCAGGAAGTTGCCGTGAGCGACTGGATCACCGTCACGCAGGAGCAGGTGAACCAGTTCGCCGAGGCCACGGGCGACCACCAGTGGATCCATGTGGACGTCGAGCGCGCCAAGGCCGGTCCTTTCGGCGGCCCGATCGCGCACGGCTTTCTCACGCTGTCGCTGCTGCCGCGCTTCTACGAGAGCGCGTTCGACGTGACCGAGTCGCGCATGGGCGTCAACTACGGGCTGAACCGGGTGCGCTTCATGTCGCCGGTGCCGGTGGGCAAGCGCCTGCGCGCGCGCATGAAGCTGCTCACCGCGGAGCCGATTGCGGACGACGGCCTGCAGATGACCTGGGAAGCCACCATCGAGCTCGAAGGCGCCGCCAAGCCGGCCTGCGTGGCCGAGTCGGTGGTGCGCCGCTACCGCTGA
- a CDS encoding NAD(P)H-dependent oxidoreductase: MTTTTSAAEAGGIYVLAAHPHWRDSRVNRQLLAAARAVPGVEVNDLYGSYPDFSIDVEAEQARLAKASLVVLLHPIQWYSAPPLQKLWFDDVLSYGWAYGRGGAALQGKDCWLVATTGGPEASYHPQSYNRYFFDAFLPPYEQTAALCGMRFLPPLVFHGARSAGDDEVAAHVEVFVQRLGSYPQWPELDELDACVACPVPEIDRPPEHDDTVSGAFQSATARGLASMSAANEENNKEEGAA, translated from the coding sequence ATGACGACAACAACATCCGCCGCCGAAGCAGGCGGCATCTATGTGCTCGCGGCCCATCCGCACTGGCGCGATTCCCGCGTGAACCGGCAGCTGCTGGCGGCGGCGCGCGCCGTGCCGGGCGTGGAGGTGAACGACCTCTACGGCAGCTACCCCGACTTCTCGATCGACGTCGAGGCCGAGCAGGCCCGGCTCGCCAAGGCCAGCCTCGTGGTGCTGCTGCACCCGATCCAGTGGTATTCGGCACCGCCGCTGCAAAAGCTCTGGTTCGACGACGTGCTCAGCTACGGCTGGGCCTATGGCCGCGGGGGTGCCGCGCTCCAGGGCAAGGACTGCTGGCTGGTCGCCACCACCGGTGGACCCGAGGCGAGCTACCACCCGCAAAGCTACAACCGCTATTTCTTCGACGCCTTCCTGCCACCCTACGAGCAGACCGCCGCACTCTGCGGCATGCGCTTCCTGCCGCCGCTGGTATTCCACGGTGCGCGCAGCGCGGGCGACGACGAAGTGGCGGCGCATGTGGAAGTCTTCGTCCAGCGCCTGGGCAGCTATCCCCAGTGGCCGGAACTCGACGAACTCGATGCCTGCGTGGCCTGCCCGGTGCCCGAGATCGATCGGCCGCCCGAGCATGACGACACGGTGTCCGGCGCCTTCCAGTCCGCCACGGCCCGCGGCCTGGCTTCGATGTCCGCCGCCAACGAAGAAAACAACAAAGAAGAAGGCGCGGCCTGA
- the kefC gene encoding glutathione-regulated potassium-efflux system protein KefC: protein MEHAPAWLTSSLIYLSAAVLVVPLSKALGLGSIIGYLVAGIAIGPWGLGLVSSVEDVLHFAEFGVVLMLFLVGLELEPKRLWNLRRPIFGWGAAQVLSCAAVLFAVGWAAGAEWRVALVAALGLALSSTAIALQVFGERNLLRTPSGQAGFSILLFQDVAAIPILALLPLLAGATAAEQSLTGFDRALEGLKIVGVIAGIILGGRLALRPLLRWIARSDTPEIFTAAALLLVVAIAALMQFVGLSMALGAFLAGVLLAESEYRRELETDIEPFKGLLLGLFFIAVGMSINFGVLIASPWLMAMLVVGFMAIKLAVIYALAKAMGLAYQERPVFTLLLAQGGEFAFVVFQAAGPDVLPPEITSLLIGAVALSMLLSPLLLVLLDKFVLPRYSRGNGPQLEEISEQQDAKVLICGFGRYGQIVGRMLMSQGLRVTVLDHDADTVEGLRQFGFRVFYGDATRLDLLRTAGAGTAKAIVVAVDDIEQSLDIVDLVKEHFPQARIIARARNVTHLFQLRDRGVTEVEREVFESSLRSARSTLEALGWPAHEARETALRFRRRNIKLSDDIYPHYKDRAKLIAANKAGRQQFEEQMAREREERQRRSGRDWDGPAGEAEMRVKEEADG, encoded by the coding sequence ATGGAACACGCACCCGCCTGGCTGACCAGCAGCCTGATCTACCTGAGCGCGGCCGTCCTGGTGGTGCCCCTTTCCAAGGCCCTGGGCCTGGGCTCCATCATCGGCTACCTCGTGGCCGGCATCGCCATCGGTCCCTGGGGGCTCGGGCTTGTTTCCAGCGTCGAAGACGTGCTGCACTTTGCCGAGTTCGGCGTGGTGCTGATGCTGTTCCTGGTCGGGCTCGAACTCGAACCCAAGCGCCTGTGGAACCTGCGCCGGCCCATCTTCGGCTGGGGCGCGGCGCAGGTGCTGAGCTGTGCCGCGGTGCTGTTCGCCGTGGGCTGGGCCGCGGGTGCCGAATGGCGCGTGGCCCTGGTGGCGGCGCTCGGCCTCGCCCTGTCGTCCACGGCCATCGCGCTGCAGGTGTTCGGCGAACGCAACCTGCTCAGGACACCGAGCGGCCAGGCGGGCTTTTCGATCCTGCTGTTCCAGGACGTGGCGGCCATTCCCATCCTCGCGCTGCTGCCGCTGCTGGCGGGCGCCACCGCGGCTGAGCAGTCGCTCACCGGCTTCGACCGCGCCCTGGAAGGCCTGAAGATCGTCGGCGTGATCGCCGGCATCATCCTCGGCGGCCGCCTGGCCCTGCGCCCGCTGCTGCGCTGGATCGCACGCAGCGACACGCCAGAGATCTTCACCGCCGCGGCGCTGCTGCTGGTGGTGGCCATCGCGGCGCTGATGCAGTTCGTGGGTTTGTCGATGGCGCTGGGCGCCTTCCTCGCCGGCGTGCTGCTGGCTGAAAGCGAATACCGCCGCGAGCTCGAAACCGACATCGAGCCCTTCAAGGGCCTGCTGCTGGGCCTGTTCTTCATCGCCGTGGGCATGTCGATCAACTTCGGCGTGCTGATCGCGAGCCCCTGGCTCATGGCGATGCTGGTGGTCGGCTTCATGGCCATCAAGCTGGCGGTGATCTACGCCCTGGCCAAGGCCATGGGCCTCGCCTACCAGGAGCGCCCCGTGTTCACGCTGCTGCTGGCGCAGGGCGGCGAGTTCGCGTTCGTGGTGTTCCAGGCCGCGGGGCCGGACGTGCTGCCGCCCGAGATCACGTCGCTTTTGATCGGCGCGGTGGCGCTGTCGATGCTGCTCTCACCGCTCCTCCTGGTGCTGCTCGACAAGTTCGTGCTGCCGCGCTACAGCCGCGGCAACGGCCCGCAGCTGGAAGAAATTTCCGAGCAGCAGGACGCCAAGGTGCTGATCTGCGGCTTCGGCCGCTACGGCCAGATCGTCGGCCGCATGCTGATGTCGCAGGGCCTGCGCGTGACGGTGCTCGACCACGACGCCGACACCGTCGAGGGCCTGCGGCAGTTCGGCTTTCGCGTGTTCTATGGCGACGCGACCCGGCTGGACCTGCTGCGCACGGCCGGCGCCGGCACGGCCAAGGCCATCGTGGTGGCGGTGGACGACATCGAGCAGTCGCTGGACATCGTCGACCTGGTGAAGGAGCACTTTCCGCAGGCGCGCATCATCGCGCGGGCCCGCAACGTGACCCACCTCTTCCAGTTGCGTGACCGCGGGGTGACGGAGGTCGAGCGCGAGGTGTTCGAGTCGTCGCTGCGCAGCGCCCGCTCGACGCTCGAGGCGCTGGGCTGGCCCGCGCACGAGGCCCGTGAAACGGCGCTGCGGTTCCGCCGCCGGAACATCAAGCTCAGCGACGACATCTACCCGCACTACAAGGACCGCGCCAAGCTGATCGCTGCCAACAAGGCCGGCCGCCAGCAGTTCGAGGAACAGATGGCGCGCGAACGCGAGGAGCGTCAGCGGCGCTCGGGCCGCGACTGGGACGGGCCCGCAGGCGAGGCGGAGATGCGCGTGAAGGAAGAAGCCGACGGCTAG
- a CDS encoding amidohydrolase family protein encodes MDHRNLIAIDIHTHAEVSCWNPFDNYGEEYDRAADKYFGSSGRPTIAESVAYYRKRKIGLVMFMVDAESNMGRRRIPNEEIAEAAAQNSDMMIAFASIDPHKGKMGAREARRLIEEHGVKGFKFHPTVQGYHPYDKMAWPIYDVIAEYKLPAIFHTGHSGIGSGMRCGGGLRLEYSNPMHLDDVAIDFPDMQIVMAHPSFPWQDEALSVATHKPNVWIDLSGWSPKYFPKQLVQYANTLLKDRILFGSDYPLITPDRWMKDFEAAGFKPEVMPGILKGNAVRLLKLEG; translated from the coding sequence ATGGACCACCGGAACCTGATCGCGATCGACATCCACACCCACGCCGAAGTGAGCTGCTGGAATCCGTTCGACAACTACGGCGAGGAATACGACCGCGCCGCCGACAAATACTTCGGCTCGAGCGGCCGGCCGACCATTGCCGAGAGCGTGGCCTACTACCGCAAACGCAAGATCGGCCTGGTGATGTTCATGGTCGATGCCGAGTCGAACATGGGCCGCCGCCGCATTCCGAACGAGGAGATTGCCGAGGCCGCCGCACAGAACAGCGACATGATGATCGCCTTCGCGAGCATCGATCCGCACAAGGGAAAGATGGGCGCCCGCGAGGCGCGCCGGCTCATCGAGGAGCACGGGGTCAAGGGCTTCAAGTTCCACCCGACCGTGCAGGGCTACCACCCCTACGACAAGATGGCCTGGCCCATCTACGACGTGATCGCCGAGTACAAGCTGCCGGCCATCTTCCACACGGGCCACAGCGGCATCGGCTCGGGCATGCGCTGCGGCGGCGGGCTCCGGCTGGAGTACAGCAACCCGATGCACCTGGACGACGTGGCCATCGACTTTCCGGACATGCAGATCGTGATGGCGCACCCCAGCTTTCCGTGGCAGGACGAGGCGCTGAGCGTGGCCACGCACAAGCCCAACGTGTGGATCGACCTGTCGGGCTGGAGCCCCAAGTATTTTCCGAAGCAACTGGTGCAGTACGCCAACACGCTGCTGAAGGACCGCATCCTGTTCGGCAGCGACTACCCGCTGATCACGCCCGACCGCTGGATGAAGGACTTCGAGGCGGCCGGCTTCAAGCCCGAGGTGATGCCGGGCATCCTGAAGGGCAATGCGGTCAGGCTGCTGAAGCTGGAGGGCTGA
- a CDS encoding crotonase/enoyl-CoA hydratase family protein, which translates to MTNPDLHLDIRDEVAIVRLTRGAKRNALSDSLVLALRNTFETLPSTVRAAVLDGEGPHFCAGLDLSELKERDAGQGMQHSRLWHAALDLIQHGPVPVIAALHGAVVGGGLELASACHIRVADRSTFYALPEGSRGIFVGGGGSVRIPKLIGVARMTDMMMTGRVYNAEDGERANFAQYLVDEGAAFDKAFELAKRVATNAPLTNYALMHALPRIAEQSADHGFFTEALMSGIVQNAPEAKERVRDFLEGRGAKVSKG; encoded by the coding sequence ATGACCAATCCCGATCTCCACCTCGACATCCGCGACGAAGTTGCCATCGTCCGCCTCACGCGCGGCGCCAAGCGCAACGCGCTTTCGGACAGCCTGGTGCTCGCGCTGCGCAATACTTTCGAGACCCTGCCGTCCACGGTGCGCGCCGCGGTGCTCGACGGCGAGGGCCCGCACTTCTGCGCCGGCCTCGACCTGAGCGAGCTGAAAGAGCGCGACGCGGGCCAGGGCATGCAGCACTCGCGCCTCTGGCATGCCGCGCTCGACCTGATCCAGCACGGCCCGGTGCCGGTGATCGCGGCGCTGCACGGCGCGGTGGTGGGTGGCGGCCTCGAACTGGCGAGCGCCTGCCACATCCGCGTGGCCGACCGCAGCACCTTCTACGCGCTGCCCGAAGGCTCGCGCGGCATCTTCGTGGGCGGCGGCGGCTCGGTGCGCATTCCCAAGCTGATCGGCGTGGCCCGCATGACCGACATGATGATGACCGGCCGCGTGTACAACGCCGAGGACGGCGAGCGCGCCAACTTCGCGCAGTACCTGGTCGACGAAGGCGCGGCCTTCGACAAGGCCTTCGAGCTTGCGAAACGCGTGGCCACCAACGCGCCGCTCACCAACTACGCACTGATGCACGCGCTGCCGCGCATTGCCGAGCAGTCTGCCGACCATGGCTTCTTCACCGAGGCGCTGATGTCCGGCATCGTGCAGAACGCGCCCGAGGCCAAGGAACGCGTGCGCGATTTCCTCGAAGGCCGCGGCGCCAAGGTGAGCAAGGGATGA
- a CDS encoding feruloyl-CoA synthase: MTTIRYRPLAFGVTRAVLREGPPGVKYLRAETPLAPYRNRMTDRLAHWAEAAPARTFIARRERLADGSTGDWQRVSYAQALQKARSIGQALLDRGLDAERPVAILSENGIEHALLALGCLYAGVPYCPVSPPYSVVSQDFEKLRHVMDTLTPGLVFAADAARFGRAIAAAVPAATEVVIAEGTVEGRAVTPFDALAATPATPAIDAAMRATGPDTITKFLFTSGSTKMPKAVINTHRMWCANQQQLRQSIPALGEEPPVLVDWLPWNHTFGGNHNVGIVLDNGGTLYIDDGKPTPGGMAETLRNLREIAPTIYFNVPTGFEAIAHAMETDAVLRRNLLSRVKMFFYSGAALSQPVWDSLHKTQEAEVGERIVMGTGLGMTESGPFALYVTGPEVKSGDVGLPAAGIELKLIEVDGKTEVRYRGPNITPGYWRAPEATAEAFDEEGFFSTGDAVKWIDDDDIHRGLRFDGRIAEDFKLATGTFVSVGPLRAKIIAAGAPYVQDAVLTGINLKEVGALVFPTQKVRQLARLPADATMQQVLESAPVQAHFQQVANELAAMGTGSANRIARLHLMAEPPSIDKGEVTDKGSINQRAVLKHRADLVEALHADTLPFTLKPR; this comes from the coding sequence ATGACCACGATCCGATACAGGCCGCTGGCGTTCGGCGTCACCCGCGCCGTGCTGCGCGAGGGTCCGCCGGGCGTCAAGTACCTGCGGGCCGAGACGCCGCTCGCGCCCTATCGCAATCGCATGACCGACCGCCTGGCCCACTGGGCCGAGGCCGCGCCCGCCCGCACCTTCATTGCCCGCCGCGAGCGGCTGGCCGACGGCAGCACCGGCGACTGGCAGCGCGTGAGCTACGCCCAGGCGCTGCAAAAGGCGCGCAGCATCGGCCAGGCGCTGCTCGACCGCGGCCTGGATGCGGAGCGCCCGGTCGCGATCCTCAGCGAGAACGGTATCGAACACGCGCTGTTGGCGCTCGGCTGCCTGTATGCCGGCGTGCCCTACTGCCCGGTGTCTCCGCCCTATTCGGTGGTGAGCCAGGACTTCGAGAAACTGCGCCACGTGATGGACACGCTGACGCCCGGCCTGGTCTTTGCCGCCGACGCCGCGCGCTTCGGCCGCGCCATTGCCGCGGCGGTGCCCGCGGCCACCGAAGTCGTCATCGCCGAAGGCACCGTCGAAGGCCGCGCCGTCACGCCGTTCGACGCACTGGCCGCCACACCCGCAACGCCCGCCATCGATGCCGCGATGCGCGCCACCGGCCCCGACACCATCACCAAGTTTCTCTTCACCTCGGGCTCCACCAAGATGCCCAAGGCGGTGATCAACACGCATCGCATGTGGTGCGCCAACCAGCAGCAGCTGCGCCAGTCGATTCCCGCCCTGGGCGAGGAGCCGCCGGTGCTGGTCGACTGGCTGCCCTGGAACCACACCTTCGGCGGCAACCACAACGTGGGCATCGTGCTGGACAACGGCGGCACGCTCTACATCGACGACGGCAAGCCCACGCCGGGCGGCATGGCCGAGACCCTGCGCAACCTGCGCGAGATCGCGCCCACCATCTACTTCAACGTGCCGACCGGCTTCGAGGCCATTGCGCACGCCATGGAAACCGACGCGGTGTTGCGCCGCAACCTGCTGTCGCGCGTGAAGATGTTCTTCTATTCGGGCGCCGCGCTGTCGCAGCCCGTGTGGGACAGCCTGCACAAGACGCAGGAGGCCGAGGTCGGCGAGCGCATCGTCATGGGCACGGGCCTGGGCATGACCGAGTCCGGACCCTTCGCGCTCTACGTCACCGGTCCCGAGGTCAAGTCGGGCGACGTGGGGCTTCCCGCGGCCGGCATCGAGCTCAAGCTGATCGAGGTCGACGGCAAGACCGAGGTGCGCTACCGCGGCCCCAACATCACGCCGGGCTACTGGCGCGCGCCCGAGGCCACGGCCGAGGCCTTCGACGAAGAGGGCTTCTTCTCGACGGGCGACGCGGTGAAGTGGATCGACGACGACGACATCCACCGCGGCCTGCGCTTCGACGGCCGCATCGCCGAAGACTTCAAGCTGGCCACCGGCACCTTCGTGAGCGTGGGTCCGCTGCGGGCCAAGATCATCGCAGCCGGTGCACCCTATGTGCAGGATGCGGTGCTGACCGGCATCAACCTGAAGGAAGTCGGCGCGCTGGTCTTCCCGACCCAGAAGGTGCGGCAGCTGGCCCGCCTGCCCGCCGACGCAACGATGCAGCAGGTACTCGAAAGCGCACCGGTGCAAGCGCACTTCCAGCAGGTGGCCAACGAACTCGCGGCCATGGGCACCGGCAGCGCCAACCGCATCGCGCGGCTCCACCTGATGGCCGAGCCGCCGTCCATCGACAAGGGCGAAGTGACCGACAAGGGCTCCATCAACCAGCGCGCCGTGCTCAAGCACCGCGCCGATCTTGTCGAGGCGCTGCATGCCGACACCCTCCCCTTCACCCTGAAGCCCCGCTGA
- a CDS encoding SDR family NAD(P)-dependent oxidoreductase, with protein sequence MKIEGQAALVTGGASGLGEATARELSRLGAKVAVLDRNAELAEKVAAEIGGVACTCDITDTESVNAALDKAAAAHGTARILMNVAGIGSAKRIVGKDGNPAPLEDFVRVVNINLIGGYNMARLFAARCAKLDALDNGEKGVMLFTASVAAFDGQVGQQAYSASKGGLVGMTLPMARDLAQHAIRVCTVAPGLFATPLLMELPEAVQQSLAASIPFPPRLGKPSEFAELACHIVTNGHLNGEVIRIDGALRMAPR encoded by the coding sequence ATGAAGATCGAAGGACAAGCCGCGCTCGTGACCGGCGGCGCATCGGGCCTCGGCGAAGCCACTGCGCGGGAGCTGTCACGCCTTGGCGCCAAGGTGGCGGTGCTCGACCGCAATGCCGAGCTCGCCGAAAAGGTCGCCGCGGAGATCGGCGGGGTCGCCTGCACCTGCGACATCACCGACACCGAGAGCGTCAACGCCGCGCTCGACAAGGCCGCAGCGGCACACGGCACCGCGCGCATCCTGATGAACGTGGCCGGCATCGGCAGCGCGAAGCGCATCGTCGGCAAGGACGGCAACCCGGCGCCGCTCGAGGACTTCGTGCGCGTGGTCAACATCAACCTGATCGGCGGCTACAACATGGCGCGCCTGTTCGCGGCGCGCTGCGCCAAGCTCGATGCGCTGGACAACGGCGAAAAGGGCGTGATGCTCTTCACCGCCTCGGTCGCGGCCTTCGACGGCCAGGTGGGCCAGCAGGCCTACAGCGCGTCCAAGGGCGGCCTTGTCGGGATGACGCTGCCGATGGCGCGCGACCTGGCGCAGCACGCCATCCGCGTGTGCACCGTGGCGCCCGGGCTCTTCGCCACGCCGCTCCTGATGGAACTGCCCGAGGCCGTGCAGCAATCGCTGGCCGCATCGATTCCGTTCCCCCCTCGCCTGGGCAAGCCCTCGGAGTTTGCCGAACTCGCCTGCCACATCGTGACCAACGGGCACCTGAACGGCGAGGTGATCCGCATCGACGGTGCCCTGCGCATGGCGCCGCGCTGA
- a CDS encoding Bug family tripartite tricarboxylate transporter substrate binding protein, protein MTNRRQFVKAFGGAAALGTLYPLGALAEAVQQAKIYYGFPAGSAGDSVARRVAEKLGDTPYSKSNAVVENKPGAGGRIALDTLKTSPADGSVLCLAQASALSTYPHIYTKLSYGLADFAPISIGAVMTHGLAVGPMVPASVKTLKDYIAWAKANPGQASYGSPGAGSTPHFLGALLGLNTGTDLRHVPYRGSLPAINDVVGGQIASSMTPVGDCLPFAKAGKLRVLASSGAQRPAYLPDVPTFTEQGFPEIVADEWFGFFAPARTPANVIATASTAIQAALKDKAVAEGLLSVGLVAHGSSPEEMKKSLQAEYERWGPLVKKIGFTAES, encoded by the coding sequence ATGACCAACAGACGCCAGTTCGTGAAGGCATTCGGCGGCGCCGCCGCACTCGGCACCCTGTATCCGCTCGGCGCGCTCGCCGAGGCCGTGCAGCAGGCCAAGATCTACTACGGCTTTCCAGCCGGCAGCGCGGGCGACAGCGTGGCGCGGCGCGTGGCCGAGAAGCTCGGCGACACGCCGTATTCGAAGAGCAACGCCGTGGTCGAGAACAAGCCGGGCGCGGGCGGGCGCATTGCGCTCGACACGCTCAAGACCTCGCCGGCCGACGGCTCGGTGCTGTGCCTCGCGCAGGCCTCGGCGCTGTCGACCTACCCGCACATCTATACCAAGCTGAGCTACGGCCTCGCCGACTTCGCGCCCATCTCGATCGGCGCCGTGATGACGCACGGCCTGGCCGTGGGCCCGATGGTGCCGGCCAGCGTGAAGACGCTGAAGGACTACATCGCGTGGGCCAAGGCCAACCCCGGCCAGGCCAGCTACGGCTCGCCCGGCGCAGGCTCCACGCCGCACTTCCTGGGCGCGCTGCTGGGCCTGAACACCGGCACCGACCTGCGCCATGTTCCGTACCGCGGCTCGCTGCCCGCCATCAACGACGTGGTGGGCGGGCAGATCGCCTCCAGCATGACCCCGGTGGGCGACTGCCTGCCCTTCGCCAAGGCCGGCAAGCTGCGCGTGCTCGCCTCCTCGGGCGCACAGCGCCCCGCCTACCTGCCCGACGTGCCCACCTTCACCGAGCAGGGCTTCCCCGAGATCGTGGCCGACGAATGGTTCGGCTTCTTCGCGCCGGCGAGGACCCCCGCCAACGTGATCGCGACGGCGAGCACGGCCATCCAGGCCGCGCTCAAGGACAAGGCCGTGGCCGAGGGGCTGCTGTCGGTCGGCTTGGTCGCACACGGCTCCTCGCCCGAAGAGATGAAGAAGTCGCTCCAGGCCGAATACGAGCGCTGGGGCCCGCTGGTCAAGAAGATCGGCTTCACCGCCGAGTCCTGA